In Gossypium hirsutum isolate 1008001.06 chromosome D06, Gossypium_hirsutum_v2.1, whole genome shotgun sequence, one genomic interval encodes:
- the LOC107962376 gene encoding N-terminal kinase-like protein isoform X2, translating to MFNFLKGVVGGSGGGQKDLPYNIGDPYPSAWSSWSHFRGTSKDDGSPVSIFSLSGSNPQDGRLAAGRNGVKRLRTVRHPNILSFLYSTEVETVDGSGTKVTIYIVTEPAMPLSEKIKELSLEGTQRDEYYAWGLHQIAKAVSFLNNDCKLVHGNVCLESVVVTQTLDWKLHAFDVLSEYDGTSGTATGPMLPYEWLVGSQYKSVELAKSDWVAIRKSPPWAIDSWGLGCLIYEIFSGMKLGKTEELRNTASIPKSLLPDYQRLLSSTPSRRLNASKLIENSEYFQNKLVDTIHFMEILSLKDSVEKDTFFRKLPNLTEQLPRQIVLKKLFPLLTSALEYGSAAAPALTALLKIGSWLSAEEYTLKVLPTIIKLFASNDRAIRVALLQHIDQYGESLSARVVDEQVYPHVATGFVDTSSILRELTLKSMLIMAPKLSQRNLSGSLLKYLSKLQVDEEPAIRTNTTILLGNIASFLNDGTRKRVLINAFTVRALRDTFSPARGAGVMALCATSSYYDTTEIATRILPNIVVLTIDPDSDVRSKVFQAVDQFMQILKQSNEKSNAGDTAHAGSLGLASMPGNAGLLEWAMSSLTLKGKPSDQAPIAASNSVRPVTTTTAASSGLIETPSMAPVRVSSSSDFADAPAPPSPTSTDGWGEIENGIHEEQYSDKDGWDDIEPLEEPKPSSVLANIQAAQKRPVSQPKPQATSLRSKSTVKAVSTKDEDDDLWGSIAVPTPKIASKSLKVKTSGAVEDDDPWAAIAAPPPTTKVKPLSAGRGRGTKAAAPKLGAQRINRTSSSGMQ from the exons ATGTTCAATTTCTTGAAAGGAGTGGTGGGCGGATCAGGGGGAGGCCAGAAGGATCTACCTTACAATATAGGGGATCCTTACCCTTCCGCTTGGTCCTCGTGGTCTCACTTTCGCGGCACTTCCAAG GATGATGGATCTCCTGTGTCTATATTTTCTCTTTCCGGTAGTAATCCGCAGGACGGCCGTTTAGCTGCTGGTCGGAATGGTGTCAAGCGTCTTCGAACT GTGAGGCATCCGAATATCTTGTCATTTCTTTACAGTACTGAGGTTGAAACTGTTGATGGTTCCGGTACAAAAGTTACCATCTATATTGTCACAGAGCCTGCTATGCCATTATCTGAGAAGATCAAGGAACTAAGTTTAGAAGGTACACAAAG AGATGAGTATTACGCCTGGGGTCTGCACCAAATAGCTAAAGCTGTGAGCTTTTTAAATAATGACTGCAAACTT GTTCACGGCAATGTTTGTCTGGAAAGTGTTGTTGTAACGCAGACCTTGGACTGGAAGCTACATGCATTTGATGTTTTATCTGAGTATGATGGGACTAGTGGAACTGCTACAGGACCAATGCTG CCGTATGAATGGCTTGTTGGATCACAATATAAGTCGGTGGAGCTGGCGAAGTCTGACTGGGTTGCAATCAGAAAATCTCCACCATGGGCTATTGATTCTTGGGGTTTGG gATGTCTTATTTATGAGATTTTCTCTGGCATGAAGTTGGGAAAAACTGAGGAGCTGCGAAACACTGCTTCTATACCAAAG TCTCTGCTTCCAGATTATCAGCGGCTCTTGAGCTCCACACCTTCACGCAGGTTGAATGCATCAAAACTTATAGAGAATAGTG AATATTTCCAAAATAAGTTGGTGGATACAATACATTTCATGGAAATTCTTAGTTTGAAAGATAGTGTTGAGAAGGATACTTTCTTTCGCAAGCTTCCCAATTTAACAGAGCAGCTTCCTCGCCAAATTGTGTTGAAGAAG TTATTTCCTTTATTAACCTCTGCCCTTGAATATGGTTCGGCTGCTGCCCCTGCTTTGACTGCACTGTTGAAGATTGGTTCTTGGCTTTCAGCTGAAGAATATACCCTGAAG GTACTGCCTACAATTATAAAACTTTTTGCTTCTAATGACCGAGCCATTCGAGTTGCTCTCCTACAGCATATTGATCAATATGGAGAATCTTTATCAGCGCGagttgttgatgagcaa GTCTACCCCCATGTTGCTACCGGATTTGTGGACACATCATCAATTCTCCGGGAATTAACTCTTAAGTCCATGCTTATAATGGCTCCTAAG CTTTCACAACGTAATTTGTCAGGCTCCCTATTGAAGTATCTTTCGAAGTTACAG GTTGATGAAGAGCCTGCTATTAGAACAAATACCACCATATTACTGGGAAACATTGCAAGCTTTCTAAATGACGGG ACACGGAAGAGAGTTTTGATTAATGCATTTACAGTCCGTGCATTGCGTGATACCTTCTCTCCTGCCCGAGGAGCAG GAGTTATGGCTCTTTGTGCCACCAGTTCTTATTATGATACAACTGAGATTGCAACTCGGATTCTTCCAAATATAGTTGTACTTACCATTGATCCTGACAG TGATGTAAGGTCAAAGGTATTTCAAGCAGTTGATCAATTTATGCAGATACTGAAGCAATCTAATGAGAAG AGTAATGCTGGAGATACTGCTCACGCTGGAAGTTTAGGGCTCGCATCAATGCCGGGAAATGCTGGTTTATTGGA ATGGGCCATGAGCTCCTTGACTCTTAAAGGTAAACCTTCGGACCAAGCTCCAATTGCCGCTTCCAATTCTGTCCGACCTGTGACTACCACTACTGCAGCCAGCTCAG GACTAATAGAAACTCCAAGTATGGCACCAGTCCGTGTAAGTTCCAGTTCGGACTTTGCCGATGCTCCCGCACCTCCATCCCCTACTTCAACTGATGGGTGGGGTGAAATCGAGAATGGCATTCATGAAGAACAATATAGTGACAAAGACGGATGGGATGATATCGAACCCCTCGAAGAGCCAAAACCATCTTCAGTCCTTGCAAACATTCAGGCAGCTCAGAAACGTCCTGTGTCACAACCTAAACCTCAAG CTACAAGTTTGAGATCAAAAAGTACAGTGAAGGCGGTGTCGACGAAAGACGAAGATGATGACTTGTGGGGTTCGATAGCGGTTCCTACTCCGAAAATTGCTTCAAAATCATTGAAAGTTAAAACAAGTGGAGCAGTTGAGGATGATGATCCTTGGGCAGCCATTGCAGCTCCCCCTCCTACGACGAAGGTGAAGCCGTTATCGGCCGGAAGAGGGAGAGGAACTAAAGCTGCTGCGCCCAAATTGGGTGCACAGAGGATAAACCGAACATCTTCATCTGGGATGCAATAA
- the LOC107962376 gene encoding N-terminal kinase-like protein isoform X3 — MFNFLKGVVGGSGGGQKDLPYNIGDPYPSAWSSWSHFRGTSKDDGSPVSIFSLSGSNPQDGRLAAGRNGVKRLRTVRHPNILSFLYSTEVETVDGSGTKVTIYIVTEPAMPLSEKIKELSLEGTQRDEYYAWGLHQIAKAVSFLNNDCKLVHGNVCLESVVVTQTLDWKLHAFDVLSEYDGTSGTATGPMLPYEWLVGSQYKSVELAKSDWVAIRKSPPWAIDSWGLGCLIYEIFSGMKLGKTEELRNTASIPKSLLPDYQRLLSSTPSRRLNASKLIENSEYFQNKLVDTIHFMEILSLKDSVEKDTFFRKLPNLTEQLPRQIVLKKLFPLLTSALEYGSAAAPALTALLKIGSWLSAEEYTLKVLPTIIKLFASNDRAIRVALLQHIDQYGESLSARVVDEQVYPHVATGFVDTSSILRELTLKSMLIMAPKLSQRNLSGSLLKYLSKLQVDEEPAIRTNTTILLGNIASFLNDGTRKRVLINAFTVRALRDTFSPARGAGVMALCATSSYYDTTEIATRILPNIVVLTIDPDSDVRSKVFQAVDQFMQILKQSNEKSNAGDTAHAGSLGLASMPGNAGLLEWAMSSLTLKGKPSDQAPIAASNSVRPVTTTTAASSETPSMAPVRVSSSSDFADAPAPPSPTSTDGWGEIENGIHEEQYSDKDGWDDIEPLEEPKPSSVLANIQAAQKRPVSQPKPQAATSLRSKSTVKAVSTKDEDDDLWGSIAVPTPKIASKSLKVKTSGAVEDDDPWAAIAAPPPTTKVKPLSAGRGRGTKAAAPKLGAQRINRTSSSGMQ, encoded by the exons ATGTTCAATTTCTTGAAAGGAGTGGTGGGCGGATCAGGGGGAGGCCAGAAGGATCTACCTTACAATATAGGGGATCCTTACCCTTCCGCTTGGTCCTCGTGGTCTCACTTTCGCGGCACTTCCAAG GATGATGGATCTCCTGTGTCTATATTTTCTCTTTCCGGTAGTAATCCGCAGGACGGCCGTTTAGCTGCTGGTCGGAATGGTGTCAAGCGTCTTCGAACT GTGAGGCATCCGAATATCTTGTCATTTCTTTACAGTACTGAGGTTGAAACTGTTGATGGTTCCGGTACAAAAGTTACCATCTATATTGTCACAGAGCCTGCTATGCCATTATCTGAGAAGATCAAGGAACTAAGTTTAGAAGGTACACAAAG AGATGAGTATTACGCCTGGGGTCTGCACCAAATAGCTAAAGCTGTGAGCTTTTTAAATAATGACTGCAAACTT GTTCACGGCAATGTTTGTCTGGAAAGTGTTGTTGTAACGCAGACCTTGGACTGGAAGCTACATGCATTTGATGTTTTATCTGAGTATGATGGGACTAGTGGAACTGCTACAGGACCAATGCTG CCGTATGAATGGCTTGTTGGATCACAATATAAGTCGGTGGAGCTGGCGAAGTCTGACTGGGTTGCAATCAGAAAATCTCCACCATGGGCTATTGATTCTTGGGGTTTGG gATGTCTTATTTATGAGATTTTCTCTGGCATGAAGTTGGGAAAAACTGAGGAGCTGCGAAACACTGCTTCTATACCAAAG TCTCTGCTTCCAGATTATCAGCGGCTCTTGAGCTCCACACCTTCACGCAGGTTGAATGCATCAAAACTTATAGAGAATAGTG AATATTTCCAAAATAAGTTGGTGGATACAATACATTTCATGGAAATTCTTAGTTTGAAAGATAGTGTTGAGAAGGATACTTTCTTTCGCAAGCTTCCCAATTTAACAGAGCAGCTTCCTCGCCAAATTGTGTTGAAGAAG TTATTTCCTTTATTAACCTCTGCCCTTGAATATGGTTCGGCTGCTGCCCCTGCTTTGACTGCACTGTTGAAGATTGGTTCTTGGCTTTCAGCTGAAGAATATACCCTGAAG GTACTGCCTACAATTATAAAACTTTTTGCTTCTAATGACCGAGCCATTCGAGTTGCTCTCCTACAGCATATTGATCAATATGGAGAATCTTTATCAGCGCGagttgttgatgagcaa GTCTACCCCCATGTTGCTACCGGATTTGTGGACACATCATCAATTCTCCGGGAATTAACTCTTAAGTCCATGCTTATAATGGCTCCTAAG CTTTCACAACGTAATTTGTCAGGCTCCCTATTGAAGTATCTTTCGAAGTTACAG GTTGATGAAGAGCCTGCTATTAGAACAAATACCACCATATTACTGGGAAACATTGCAAGCTTTCTAAATGACGGG ACACGGAAGAGAGTTTTGATTAATGCATTTACAGTCCGTGCATTGCGTGATACCTTCTCTCCTGCCCGAGGAGCAG GAGTTATGGCTCTTTGTGCCACCAGTTCTTATTATGATACAACTGAGATTGCAACTCGGATTCTTCCAAATATAGTTGTACTTACCATTGATCCTGACAG TGATGTAAGGTCAAAGGTATTTCAAGCAGTTGATCAATTTATGCAGATACTGAAGCAATCTAATGAGAAG AGTAATGCTGGAGATACTGCTCACGCTGGAAGTTTAGGGCTCGCATCAATGCCGGGAAATGCTGGTTTATTGGA ATGGGCCATGAGCTCCTTGACTCTTAAAGGTAAACCTTCGGACCAAGCTCCAATTGCCGCTTCCAATTCTGTCCGACCTGTGACTACCACTACTGCAGCCAGCTCAG AAACTCCAAGTATGGCACCAGTCCGTGTAAGTTCCAGTTCGGACTTTGCCGATGCTCCCGCACCTCCATCCCCTACTTCAACTGATGGGTGGGGTGAAATCGAGAATGGCATTCATGAAGAACAATATAGTGACAAAGACGGATGGGATGATATCGAACCCCTCGAAGAGCCAAAACCATCTTCAGTCCTTGCAAACATTCAGGCAGCTCAGAAACGTCCTGTGTCACAACCTAAACCTCAAG CAGCTACAAGTTTGAGATCAAAAAGTACAGTGAAGGCGGTGTCGACGAAAGACGAAGATGATGACTTGTGGGGTTCGATAGCGGTTCCTACTCCGAAAATTGCTTCAAAATCATTGAAAGTTAAAACAAGTGGAGCAGTTGAGGATGATGATCCTTGGGCAGCCATTGCAGCTCCCCCTCCTACGACGAAGGTGAAGCCGTTATCGGCCGGAAGAGGGAGAGGAACTAAAGCTGCTGCGCCCAAATTGGGTGCACAGAGGATAAACCGAACATCTTCATCTGGGATGCAATAA
- the LOC107962376 gene encoding N-terminal kinase-like protein isoform X1, protein MFNFLKGVVGGSGGGQKDLPYNIGDPYPSAWSSWSHFRGTSKDDGSPVSIFSLSGSNPQDGRLAAGRNGVKRLRTVRHPNILSFLYSTEVETVDGSGTKVTIYIVTEPAMPLSEKIKELSLEGTQRDEYYAWGLHQIAKAVSFLNNDCKLVHGNVCLESVVVTQTLDWKLHAFDVLSEYDGTSGTATGPMLPYEWLVGSQYKSVELAKSDWVAIRKSPPWAIDSWGLGCLIYEIFSGMKLGKTEELRNTASIPKSLLPDYQRLLSSTPSRRLNASKLIENSEYFQNKLVDTIHFMEILSLKDSVEKDTFFRKLPNLTEQLPRQIVLKKLFPLLTSALEYGSAAAPALTALLKIGSWLSAEEYTLKVLPTIIKLFASNDRAIRVALLQHIDQYGESLSARVVDEQVYPHVATGFVDTSSILRELTLKSMLIMAPKLSQRNLSGSLLKYLSKLQVDEEPAIRTNTTILLGNIASFLNDGTRKRVLINAFTVRALRDTFSPARGAGVMALCATSSYYDTTEIATRILPNIVVLTIDPDSDVRSKVFQAVDQFMQILKQSNEKSNAGDTAHAGSLGLASMPGNAGLLEWAMSSLTLKGKPSDQAPIAASNSVRPVTTTTAASSGLIETPSMAPVRVSSSSDFADAPAPPSPTSTDGWGEIENGIHEEQYSDKDGWDDIEPLEEPKPSSVLANIQAAQKRPVSQPKPQAATSLRSKSTVKAVSTKDEDDDLWGSIAVPTPKIASKSLKVKTSGAVEDDDPWAAIAAPPPTTKVKPLSAGRGRGTKAAAPKLGAQRINRTSSSGMQ, encoded by the exons ATGTTCAATTTCTTGAAAGGAGTGGTGGGCGGATCAGGGGGAGGCCAGAAGGATCTACCTTACAATATAGGGGATCCTTACCCTTCCGCTTGGTCCTCGTGGTCTCACTTTCGCGGCACTTCCAAG GATGATGGATCTCCTGTGTCTATATTTTCTCTTTCCGGTAGTAATCCGCAGGACGGCCGTTTAGCTGCTGGTCGGAATGGTGTCAAGCGTCTTCGAACT GTGAGGCATCCGAATATCTTGTCATTTCTTTACAGTACTGAGGTTGAAACTGTTGATGGTTCCGGTACAAAAGTTACCATCTATATTGTCACAGAGCCTGCTATGCCATTATCTGAGAAGATCAAGGAACTAAGTTTAGAAGGTACACAAAG AGATGAGTATTACGCCTGGGGTCTGCACCAAATAGCTAAAGCTGTGAGCTTTTTAAATAATGACTGCAAACTT GTTCACGGCAATGTTTGTCTGGAAAGTGTTGTTGTAACGCAGACCTTGGACTGGAAGCTACATGCATTTGATGTTTTATCTGAGTATGATGGGACTAGTGGAACTGCTACAGGACCAATGCTG CCGTATGAATGGCTTGTTGGATCACAATATAAGTCGGTGGAGCTGGCGAAGTCTGACTGGGTTGCAATCAGAAAATCTCCACCATGGGCTATTGATTCTTGGGGTTTGG gATGTCTTATTTATGAGATTTTCTCTGGCATGAAGTTGGGAAAAACTGAGGAGCTGCGAAACACTGCTTCTATACCAAAG TCTCTGCTTCCAGATTATCAGCGGCTCTTGAGCTCCACACCTTCACGCAGGTTGAATGCATCAAAACTTATAGAGAATAGTG AATATTTCCAAAATAAGTTGGTGGATACAATACATTTCATGGAAATTCTTAGTTTGAAAGATAGTGTTGAGAAGGATACTTTCTTTCGCAAGCTTCCCAATTTAACAGAGCAGCTTCCTCGCCAAATTGTGTTGAAGAAG TTATTTCCTTTATTAACCTCTGCCCTTGAATATGGTTCGGCTGCTGCCCCTGCTTTGACTGCACTGTTGAAGATTGGTTCTTGGCTTTCAGCTGAAGAATATACCCTGAAG GTACTGCCTACAATTATAAAACTTTTTGCTTCTAATGACCGAGCCATTCGAGTTGCTCTCCTACAGCATATTGATCAATATGGAGAATCTTTATCAGCGCGagttgttgatgagcaa GTCTACCCCCATGTTGCTACCGGATTTGTGGACACATCATCAATTCTCCGGGAATTAACTCTTAAGTCCATGCTTATAATGGCTCCTAAG CTTTCACAACGTAATTTGTCAGGCTCCCTATTGAAGTATCTTTCGAAGTTACAG GTTGATGAAGAGCCTGCTATTAGAACAAATACCACCATATTACTGGGAAACATTGCAAGCTTTCTAAATGACGGG ACACGGAAGAGAGTTTTGATTAATGCATTTACAGTCCGTGCATTGCGTGATACCTTCTCTCCTGCCCGAGGAGCAG GAGTTATGGCTCTTTGTGCCACCAGTTCTTATTATGATACAACTGAGATTGCAACTCGGATTCTTCCAAATATAGTTGTACTTACCATTGATCCTGACAG TGATGTAAGGTCAAAGGTATTTCAAGCAGTTGATCAATTTATGCAGATACTGAAGCAATCTAATGAGAAG AGTAATGCTGGAGATACTGCTCACGCTGGAAGTTTAGGGCTCGCATCAATGCCGGGAAATGCTGGTTTATTGGA ATGGGCCATGAGCTCCTTGACTCTTAAAGGTAAACCTTCGGACCAAGCTCCAATTGCCGCTTCCAATTCTGTCCGACCTGTGACTACCACTACTGCAGCCAGCTCAG GACTAATAGAAACTCCAAGTATGGCACCAGTCCGTGTAAGTTCCAGTTCGGACTTTGCCGATGCTCCCGCACCTCCATCCCCTACTTCAACTGATGGGTGGGGTGAAATCGAGAATGGCATTCATGAAGAACAATATAGTGACAAAGACGGATGGGATGATATCGAACCCCTCGAAGAGCCAAAACCATCTTCAGTCCTTGCAAACATTCAGGCAGCTCAGAAACGTCCTGTGTCACAACCTAAACCTCAAG CAGCTACAAGTTTGAGATCAAAAAGTACAGTGAAGGCGGTGTCGACGAAAGACGAAGATGATGACTTGTGGGGTTCGATAGCGGTTCCTACTCCGAAAATTGCTTCAAAATCATTGAAAGTTAAAACAAGTGGAGCAGTTGAGGATGATGATCCTTGGGCAGCCATTGCAGCTCCCCCTCCTACGACGAAGGTGAAGCCGTTATCGGCCGGAAGAGGGAGAGGAACTAAAGCTGCTGCGCCCAAATTGGGTGCACAGAGGATAAACCGAACATCTTCATCTGGGATGCAATAA
- the LOC107962376 gene encoding N-terminal kinase-like protein isoform X4 produces the protein MFNFLKGVVGGSGGGQKDLPYNIGDPYPSAWSSWSHFRGTSKDDGSPVSIFSLSGSNPQDGRLAAGRNGVKRLRTVRHPNILSFLYSTEVETVDGSGTKVTIYIVTEPAMPLSEKIKELSLEGTQRDEYYAWGLHQIAKAVSFLNNDCKLVHGNVCLESVVVTQTLDWKLHAFDVLSEYDGTSGTATGPMLPYEWLVGSQYKSVELAKSDWVAIRKSPPWAIDSWGLGCLIYEIFSGMKLGKTEELRNTASIPKSLLPDYQRLLSSTPSRRLNASKLIENSEYFQNKLVDTIHFMEILSLKDSVEKDTFFRKLPNLTEQLPRQIVLKKLFPLLTSALEYGSAAAPALTALLKIGSWLSAEEYTLKVLPTIIKLFASNDRAIRVALLQHIDQYGESLSARVVDEQVYPHVATGFVDTSSILRELTLKSMLIMAPKLSQRNLSGSLLKYLSKLQVDEEPAIRTNTTILLGNIASFLNDGTRKRVLINAFTVRALRDTFSPARGAGVMALCATSSYYDTTEIATRILPNIVVLTIDPDSDVRSKVFQAVDQFMQILKQSNEKSNAGDTAHAGSLGLASMPGNAGLLEWAMSSLTLKGKPSDQAPIAASNSVRPVTTTTAASSETPSMAPVRVSSSSDFADAPAPPSPTSTDGWGEIENGIHEEQYSDKDGWDDIEPLEEPKPSSVLANIQAAQKRPVSQPKPQATSLRSKSTVKAVSTKDEDDDLWGSIAVPTPKIASKSLKVKTSGAVEDDDPWAAIAAPPPTTKVKPLSAGRGRGTKAAAPKLGAQRINRTSSSGMQ, from the exons ATGTTCAATTTCTTGAAAGGAGTGGTGGGCGGATCAGGGGGAGGCCAGAAGGATCTACCTTACAATATAGGGGATCCTTACCCTTCCGCTTGGTCCTCGTGGTCTCACTTTCGCGGCACTTCCAAG GATGATGGATCTCCTGTGTCTATATTTTCTCTTTCCGGTAGTAATCCGCAGGACGGCCGTTTAGCTGCTGGTCGGAATGGTGTCAAGCGTCTTCGAACT GTGAGGCATCCGAATATCTTGTCATTTCTTTACAGTACTGAGGTTGAAACTGTTGATGGTTCCGGTACAAAAGTTACCATCTATATTGTCACAGAGCCTGCTATGCCATTATCTGAGAAGATCAAGGAACTAAGTTTAGAAGGTACACAAAG AGATGAGTATTACGCCTGGGGTCTGCACCAAATAGCTAAAGCTGTGAGCTTTTTAAATAATGACTGCAAACTT GTTCACGGCAATGTTTGTCTGGAAAGTGTTGTTGTAACGCAGACCTTGGACTGGAAGCTACATGCATTTGATGTTTTATCTGAGTATGATGGGACTAGTGGAACTGCTACAGGACCAATGCTG CCGTATGAATGGCTTGTTGGATCACAATATAAGTCGGTGGAGCTGGCGAAGTCTGACTGGGTTGCAATCAGAAAATCTCCACCATGGGCTATTGATTCTTGGGGTTTGG gATGTCTTATTTATGAGATTTTCTCTGGCATGAAGTTGGGAAAAACTGAGGAGCTGCGAAACACTGCTTCTATACCAAAG TCTCTGCTTCCAGATTATCAGCGGCTCTTGAGCTCCACACCTTCACGCAGGTTGAATGCATCAAAACTTATAGAGAATAGTG AATATTTCCAAAATAAGTTGGTGGATACAATACATTTCATGGAAATTCTTAGTTTGAAAGATAGTGTTGAGAAGGATACTTTCTTTCGCAAGCTTCCCAATTTAACAGAGCAGCTTCCTCGCCAAATTGTGTTGAAGAAG TTATTTCCTTTATTAACCTCTGCCCTTGAATATGGTTCGGCTGCTGCCCCTGCTTTGACTGCACTGTTGAAGATTGGTTCTTGGCTTTCAGCTGAAGAATATACCCTGAAG GTACTGCCTACAATTATAAAACTTTTTGCTTCTAATGACCGAGCCATTCGAGTTGCTCTCCTACAGCATATTGATCAATATGGAGAATCTTTATCAGCGCGagttgttgatgagcaa GTCTACCCCCATGTTGCTACCGGATTTGTGGACACATCATCAATTCTCCGGGAATTAACTCTTAAGTCCATGCTTATAATGGCTCCTAAG CTTTCACAACGTAATTTGTCAGGCTCCCTATTGAAGTATCTTTCGAAGTTACAG GTTGATGAAGAGCCTGCTATTAGAACAAATACCACCATATTACTGGGAAACATTGCAAGCTTTCTAAATGACGGG ACACGGAAGAGAGTTTTGATTAATGCATTTACAGTCCGTGCATTGCGTGATACCTTCTCTCCTGCCCGAGGAGCAG GAGTTATGGCTCTTTGTGCCACCAGTTCTTATTATGATACAACTGAGATTGCAACTCGGATTCTTCCAAATATAGTTGTACTTACCATTGATCCTGACAG TGATGTAAGGTCAAAGGTATTTCAAGCAGTTGATCAATTTATGCAGATACTGAAGCAATCTAATGAGAAG AGTAATGCTGGAGATACTGCTCACGCTGGAAGTTTAGGGCTCGCATCAATGCCGGGAAATGCTGGTTTATTGGA ATGGGCCATGAGCTCCTTGACTCTTAAAGGTAAACCTTCGGACCAAGCTCCAATTGCCGCTTCCAATTCTGTCCGACCTGTGACTACCACTACTGCAGCCAGCTCAG AAACTCCAAGTATGGCACCAGTCCGTGTAAGTTCCAGTTCGGACTTTGCCGATGCTCCCGCACCTCCATCCCCTACTTCAACTGATGGGTGGGGTGAAATCGAGAATGGCATTCATGAAGAACAATATAGTGACAAAGACGGATGGGATGATATCGAACCCCTCGAAGAGCCAAAACCATCTTCAGTCCTTGCAAACATTCAGGCAGCTCAGAAACGTCCTGTGTCACAACCTAAACCTCAAG CTACAAGTTTGAGATCAAAAAGTACAGTGAAGGCGGTGTCGACGAAAGACGAAGATGATGACTTGTGGGGTTCGATAGCGGTTCCTACTCCGAAAATTGCTTCAAAATCATTGAAAGTTAAAACAAGTGGAGCAGTTGAGGATGATGATCCTTGGGCAGCCATTGCAGCTCCCCCTCCTACGACGAAGGTGAAGCCGTTATCGGCCGGAAGAGGGAGAGGAACTAAAGCTGCTGCGCCCAAATTGGGTGCACAGAGGATAAACCGAACATCTTCATCTGGGATGCAATAA
- the LOC107962378 gene encoding probable WRKY transcription factor 70 (The RefSeq protein has 1 substitution compared to this genomic sequence) — MDTLYPWPEPETLSSNKKRVIQQLAEGQQCATELQVIVLQNNKPSQQTEELVQKILWSFNQTISMLAEAGHHDEVISQNQATCNDDCKSQDSSESSKRSLSAFAKDKRGCYKRKRFAQTSTVVSDKIEDGHAWRKYGQKNILNSKHPRSYFRCSHKHDQGCSAIKQVQRMEDDTQMYHITYIGTHTCRGQYSSMATPRIDRLSPISKLESEEQTTTPSDVTDLDSMTMWTDVMMGGVGFEADAVSNMYSCTEITCLDLEPVELENGLQFDDPDFA, encoded by the exons ATGGATACTCTTTATCCATGGCCTGAACCTGAAACACTATCAAGCAACAAGAAAAGGGTAATACAACAACTTGCGGAAGGTCAACAGTGTGCTACTGAGCTTCAAGTTATTGTACTCCAGAACAACAAGCCCTCTCAACAAGCTGAGGAGCTTGTGCAAAAGATCTTGTGGTCATTTAATCAAACAATTTCTATGCTAGCTGAAGCTGGTCATCATGATGAAGTGATTTCCCAGAATCAGGCAACTTGTAATGATGATTGTAAGTCTCAAGATTCTAGTGAGAGCAGCAAGAGATCACTTTCAGCATTCGCCAAGGATAAGAGGGGCTGTTACAAGAGAAA GAGGTTTGCTCAAACAAGCACAGTGGTGTCTGATAAAATAGAAGATGGGCATGCATGGAGGAAATATGGACAAAAAAATATCTTAAATTCTAAACATCCAAG GAGTTACTTTAGGTGCAGTCACAAGCATGATCAAGGCTGTAGTGCTATCAAACAAGTTCAAAGAATGGAAGATGATACCCAAATGTACCACATCACATACATTGGTACCCACACTTGCAGAGGCCAGTACTCATCCATGGCTACACCACGAATCGACCGTCTGAGTCCGATATCAAAACTCGAATCCGAGGAACAAACGACGACACCAAGCGATGTTACGGATTTGGATTCGATGACCATGTGGACGGATGTAATGATGGGTGGTGTTGGTTTTGAAGCTGATGCGGTGTCCAACATGTATTCATGCACTGAAATCACTTGTTTGGATTTAGAACCTGTTGAGCTTGAAAATGGTTTGCAGTTTGATGACCCTGATTTTGCTTAG